The proteins below are encoded in one region of Oreochromis niloticus isolate F11D_XX unplaced genomic scaffold, O_niloticus_UMD_NMBU tig00001540_pilon, whole genome shotgun sequence:
- the LOC109197075 gene encoding uncharacterized protein LOC109197075, with amino-acid sequence MSLRSGRNYLKDYAAEELDEAAGGEQQPDIATQSATMQQQSQPFDTKSQKSRTSTRRSQRTSSSTASAAARAYAKAQAARAQLAFAEKEANAMKQRAELDAHLHVLQCQKAIAAAEAEASAYEEAEIQSGELYGELCEEVEPISAVHRTNEYVQQQCELLYPDTQHDPAQLPKGNDNEVDVQDNTQITNPFITNTQTKSLSVNRERKQEQPVNTCVVDTYWSNSPKHTPNLNNCIPESSETQQFAKYLIRKELVSTGLLQFDDKPENYWAWKTSFISATKDLNLSPREELDLLTKWLGPTSSEQAKRIRAVHTLNPAAGAKMVWQRLEECYGSPEAIEDALLKKVEDFPKLTNKDNVKLQELSDILLELQCAKQDGALPGLAYLDTARGVREIVDKLPFNLQERWTTVGTEYKETHSVSFPPFSVFTQFVQRQAKMRNDPSFAMSKANTHVPSPTEKLRSYSRKPTVSAHKMDITAEPDQNNLSPKNMEEPDRQCPIHKKPHPLKKCKLFRDKPIEERQAYLKEHHICYRCCGSVQHIAKNCKAVVKCIECDSLKHLSAMHPGPTPAPKSTTPGNNDNEEQTESSPSVESKCTETIDLKYPLQRLPSITHIFFQSQITSTC; translated from the coding sequence ATGAGTCTACGCTCAGGAAGAAATTATCTAAAAGACTACGCTGCTGAAGAGCTAGACGAAGCAGCCGGTGGTGAACAGCAACCAGACATCGCCACTCAATCAGCTACAATGCAGCAACAGTCTCAGCCATTCGACACCAAGTCGCAGAAATCCAGAACATCGACAAGGCGTTCTCAACGGACATCCTCATCAACAGCTTCTGCAGCTGCAAGGGCCTACGCCAAAGCTCAAGCAGCACGAGCTCAACTGGCCTTcgctgaaaaggaagctaatgCAATGAAACAGAGAGCTGAACTGGATGCTCATCTACATGTCCTCCAGTGCCAAAAAGCAATAGCCGCAGCTGAAGCAGAGGCTTCAGCCTATGAAGAAGCAGAGATTCAAAGCGGGGAGCTCTATGGAGAACTTTGTGAGGAAGTTGAGCCCATCAGTGCAGTGCACCGCACTAACGAATATGTTCAACAACAATGTGAGTTACTCTACCCAGACACTCAGCACGACCCAGCACAGCTTCCTAAAGGGAATGACAATGAAGTAGATGTACAAGACAATACACAAATAACTAATCCTTTTATAACCAACACTCAAACAAAATCACTATCAGTaaacagagaaaggaaacaggAGCAACCAGTGAACACATGTGTAGTCGATACGTACTGGTCCAACTCCCCAAAGCACACCCCCAACCTTAACAACTGCATACCTGAATCAAGTGAAACACAACAGTTTGCAAAATACTTAATTCGCAAAGAACTAGTTAGCACAGGTCTTTTGCAATTTGATGACAAACCTGAAAACTATTGGGCATGGAAAACCTCATTCATCAGCGCAACCAAAGATTTAAATCTGTCTCCAAGAGAGGAATTAGACTTGCTAACGAAATGGTTGGGTCCAACATCATCCGAACAGGCTAAGCGGATTCGTGCTGTGCACACCCTCAATCCTGCTGCAGGTGCGAAGATGGTCTGGCAGCGCCTTGAAGAGTGCTACGGCTCACCTGAGGCTATTGAGGATGCACTCTTAAAAAAGGTAGAGGACTTTCCTAAACTCacaaataaagacaatgttAAGCTGCAAGAACTTAGTGACATCTTATTGGAGCTACAGTGTGCTAAACAAGATGGCGCACTCCCAGGACTTGCTTACCTCGACACAGCCAGAGGAGTCAGGGAAATAGTGGATAAACTTCCCTTCAACCTACAGGAAAGGTGGACAACTGTAGGAACAGAGTACAAGGAGACTCATAGTGTGTCATTTCCTCCTTTCTCAGTTTTCACACAATTTGTCCAACGGCAAGCGAAAATGAGGAATGACCCAAGCTTTGCTATGTCCAAGGCCAACACCCATGTCCCTTCTCCCACAGAAAAACTGAGGTCATATAGTCGCAAACCTACGGTGTCAGCACATAAAATGGACATTACGGCAGAGCCCGACCAGAATAATCTCAGTCCAAAGAACATGGAGGAACCGGATCGTCAGTGCCCGATCCACAAAAAACCACATCCACTCAAAAAGTGTAAGCTTTTTAGAGACAAACCCATTGAAGAAAGACAAGCCTATCTGAAAGAGCATCACATCTGCTACAGATGCTGTGGCTCTGTCCAACACATTGCAAAAAACTGTAAAGCAGTGGTTAAGTGTATCGAGTGTGACAGCCTTAAACACTTATCTGCAATGCATCCTGGTCCTACTCCTGCCCC
- the LOC112844777 gene encoding uncharacterized protein LOC112844777 encodes MVNLTVTGGSVILQSPVLPVMEGDDVTLLCKTKTTPSNLTAAFFKAGVFIGNESTGHMTIQHVSRSDEGLYKCDISGHGESPSSWITVTDKHTTTPPPTSTPPTTSTSPSVPFVLSCVGSVCVLVLLVLLVLLVRRCVHRKPEDRDEVVEDDITDDILYSDVKISSHQHPKKQNNEIDAAVIYSAVRKEEISYGRIIIKDKKTRSQMREIYSAAVYSAVRTTGISYEQLCCDAKEEKRL; translated from the exons atggttaacctgacagtcactg gtggatcagtgatcctgcagagtcctgtcctccctgtgatggagggagatgacgtcactctgctctgtaaaacaaagaccactccctccaacctcacGGCTGCTTTTTTCAAAGCTGGTGTCTTTATTGGGAATGAgtctacaggtcacatgaccatccagcatgtttccaggtctgatgaaggcctctacaagtgtgacatcagcggtcatggagagtctccatccagctggatcactgtcacag acaaacacaccaccacacctccacctacatccacacctccaacTACATCCACATCTCCTTCTGTACCCTttgtgttgtcatgtgttggatcagtctgtgttctggttctactggtgttactggttctgctggtgagacgatgtgttcacaggaaacctgaag ATCGAGATGAAGTTGTGGAAGATGACATCACAGATGACATCTTGTACAGTGATGTCAAAATATCAAGTCATCAacatccaaaaaaacaaaacaacg aGATTGATGCAGCAGTAATCTACTCAGCAGtgagaaaagaagaaatcagTTATGGTCGAATCATAATCAAAGACAAGAAAACCAGATCACAGATgagag aGATTTATTCAGCTGCAGTCTACTCAGCAGTGAGAACAACAGGCATCAGTTATGAACAATTATGCTGTGACGCCAAAGAGGAAAAGAG actttaa